The Rhinopithecus roxellana isolate Shanxi Qingling chromosome 14, ASM756505v1, whole genome shotgun sequence genome includes a window with the following:
- the SF3B1 gene encoding splicing factor 3B subunit 1 isoform X3, producing the protein MAKIAKTHEDIEAQIREIQGKKAALDEAQGVGLDSTGYYDQEIYGGSDSRFAGYVTSIAATELEDDDDDYSSSTSLLGQKKPGYHAPVALLNDIPQSTEQYDPFAEHRPPKIADREDEYKKHRRTMIISPERLDPFADGFYSAA; encoded by the exons ATGGCGAAGATCGCCAAGACTCACGAAG ATATTGAAGCACAGATTCGAGAAATTCAAGGCAAGAAGGCAGCTCTTGATGAAGCTCAAGGAGTGGGCCTCGATTCTACAGGTTATTATGACCAGGAAATTTATGGTGGAAGTGACAGCAGATTTGCTGGATACGTGACATCAATTGCTGCAACTGAACTTGAAGAT GATGACGATGACTATTCATCATCTACGAGTTTGCTTGGTCAGAAGAAGCCAGGATATCATGCCCCTGTGGCATTGCTTAATGATATACCACAGTCAACAGAACAG TATGATCCATTTGCTGAGCACCGACCTCCGAAGATTGCAGACCGGGAAGATGAATACAAAAAGCATAGGCGGACCATGATAATTTCCCCAGAGCGTCTTGATCCTTTTGCAGATG GCTTCTATTCTGCTGCTTGA